Proteins co-encoded in one Rattus rattus isolate New Zealand chromosome 5, Rrattus_CSIRO_v1, whole genome shotgun sequence genomic window:
- the LOC116900557 gene encoding olfactory receptor 4K14-like, whose translation MNGGNQSLVSEFVLLGLSQSQNLQVLLFIIFLMVYLLILSGNTIVMFLIITDKNLHSPMYFFLANLSFVDMWLSSATTPKMITDFLKEPKIISFAGCMSQVFFDHCVGAVEMLLLVVMAYDRYVAICKPLHYFTIMNLKRCTGLVFTSWAIAFVHAMSQLLAVVKLPLCGHMEIDSFFCDIPLIIKLACMDSHILDIYMNIDCGFVVVTCFILLLISYTYILLTVRQSSKAGASKALSTCTAHITVVMIFFVPCIFIYVWPLSITWFDKFLAVFYTVFAPLLNPAIYTLRNKEMKNALKKLKNHFMNNKGNT comes from the coding sequence atgaatggaGGTAATCAGTCTCTGGTATCAGAATTTGTGCTTTTGGGTCTTTCCCAATCACAGAATCTTCAGGTCTTACTCTTCATAATATTTTTGATGGTTTATCTGCTCATTCTATCTGGAAATACTATTGTCATGTTCTTAATCATCACTGACAAGAATCTCCATTCTCCCATGTACTTCTTTTTGGCCAACCTGTCCTTTGTTGATATGTGGCTTTCCTCAGCCACCACTCCTAAGATGATTacagattttctcaaagaaccaaagaTCATTTCTTTTGCAGGCTGCATGTCCCAGGtcttctttgaccattgtgttggTGCAGTAgagatgctgctgctggtggtaatggcttatgaccgctatgtggccatctgcaaaccACTCCACTACTTCACTATTATGAACCTGAAAAGATGCACTGGATTGGTGTTCACTTCCTGGGCAATTGCCTTTGTGCATGCCATGAGTCAGCTTTTGGCAGTTGTGAAACTGCCTCTCTGTGGTCACATGGAAATTGACAGTTTCTTCTGTGACATACCACTTATAATCAAGCTAGCTTGTATGGATTcccatattttggatatttacaTGAATATTGACTGTGGGTTTGTGGTTGTAACCTGCTTTATTTTGTTGCTCATCTCCTACACATATATTCTTCTCACTGTTCGCCAGAGCTCTAAAGCTGGTGCATCTAAGGCTCTGTCCACATGCACTGCACATATCACAGTGGTGATGATCTTTTTTGTGCCCTGTATTTTCATCTATGTGTGGCCCCTCAGTATCACCTGGTTTGACAAATTTCTTGCTGTATTTTATACTGTTTTTGCACCTCTCCTAAATCCAGCCATTTATacactgagaaataaagaaatgaaaaatgctcTAAAGAAGTTAAAAAACCATTTTATGAACAATAAGGGAAATACTTAA
- the LOC116900559 gene encoding olfactory receptor 4K13-like, translated as MSKMDRGNQSLVSEFVLLGLAHSQNIQALLFMMFLMLYLLIVSGNIVIMVLITFDPHLHSPMYFLLANLSFVDMWLSSVTTPKMITDFFRENKTISFSGCMCQVFFAHCIAAGEMVLLVVMAYDRYVAICKPLHYFTIMNLKRCTGLVLTSWTIGIVHALSHLVVIVELPFCSPKEIDSFFCDMPLVIKLACMDSHNLDILMYADCGVVGVTCFILLLISYTYILITVHQSSKAGASKALSTCTAHITVVMIFFVPCIFIYVWPLNITWLDKFLAVFYSVFTPLLNPAIYTLRNKEMKNAMKRFINTYRDFQGKF; from the coding sequence ATGAGTAAAATGGATAGAGGTAATCAGTCCCTGGTATCAGAATTTGTGCTTTTGGGACTTGCCCACTCACAGAATATTCAGGCCTTACTCTTCATGATGTTTTTGATGCTTTATCTGCTCATTGTATCGGGAAATATTGTCATCATGGTCTTAATAACCTTTGACCCCCATCTTCATTCCCCTATGTACTTCTTGTTGGCCAACCTGTCTTTTGTTGATATGTGGCTTTCCTCAGTAACTACTCCTAAGATGATCACAGACTTTTTCAGAGAAAACAAGACCATTTCCTTTTCAGGCTGCATGTGTCAGGTCTTCTTTGCCCATTGCATCGCTGCAGGAGAGATGGTGCTGTTGGTGGTGATGGcttatgatcgctatgtggccatctgcaaaccACTCCATTACTTCACCATCATGAACCTGAAGAGATGCACTGGGTTGGTGCTGACTTCCTGGACAATTGGCATTGTGCATGCCTTGAGTCACCTGGTAGTGATTGTAGAGCTGCCCTTTTGTAGTCCCAAGGAAATCGATAGTTTCTTCTGTGACATGCCACTGGTAATCAAGCTAGCATGTATGGATTCTCataatttggatattttaatGTATGCTGACTGTGGGGTTGTAGGTGTAACCTGTTTTATTCTGTTGCTCATATCTTATACATATATCCTTATCACTGTTCACCAAAGCTCTAAAGCTGGGGCATCTAAGGCACTGTCGACATGCACTGCCCACATTACTGTGGTGATGATCTTTTTTGTACCCTGCATCTTTATCTATGTGTGGCCCCTCAATATCACCTGGTTGGACAAATTTCTTGCTGTATTTTACTCTGTTTTTACACCTCTCCTAAATCCAGCCATTTATACACTGAGAAATAAAGAGATGAAAAATGCTATGAAAAGGTTCATAAACACCTACAGGGATTTCCAAGGAAAGTTCTAA